DNA from Rubripirellula lacrimiformis:
GAGCAGCTGAAAAAGATGGGCGTCCATGACGAAACCCTGGTCATCTACATGGGCGACAACGGGTTCATGTGGGGCGAACACGGCCTGATCGACAAACGAGTGTCGTACGAAGAATCGATGCGAGTGCCGATGATGATGCATTGCCCCGACCTTTACGAAGGCGGCAAAGTGGTCCAGCAAGTGATCGGCAACATCGATGTCGGCCCCACCGTGCTGCACGCCGCCGGACTGGAAACCCCTGACTACATCGACGGCACCAGTTTCTTGGACTTGCCCAACCAACCGACGATGGATTGGCGAAAGAACTTTCTGTACGTGTACTACTGGGAAAAGAACTTCCCCCAGACACCGACTCAGTTCGCGCTCCGCGGCGATCGCTTCAAGTACATCACGTACTACGGGCTGTGGGACACCGACGAACTGTACGACCTGACGACGGACCCGGGCGAAAAGAAAAACCTGCTGCACGATCCCGCGTACAAGTCGGTCGCGAAAGAAATGGAAACCGAACTGTACCGGATGCTAGGTGACGCCGGCGGGATGGACATCCCAATGAACCAACCCAAAGGCAATTCGCAGAACAAGCGTTGGTCCGAAAAAGGCGGAAACGAATCCGCCGACTTCCCGGCCGCGATGGTGGTCGAAGAACCGGCCAACCAAGAAGCGAAGTAACCAGCCGCACCCGAGTCGCTCCGCCCCCCTGTCTCGCTTAGCCGTGTGCGCCAACCGTCCGCAGGACGTACACGCGGCGGACGACGCCCCACCGATCGTACACGTGGTGCATGACCGCACCGCACGGGTCGTACATGTGGTGCATGACCGCCACCATCGTTTAACCGCATGCCCAACGGGCCGCGCGTTTCCTAACGTGGACGCGCGGGGCGATGCCCACGCTGTGAAACGATTGGGACGCACCGGGTCGTACACGTGGTGCATGACCGCCACCATCGTTTAACCGCGTGCCCAGCGGGCCGCGCGTTTCCGGCACGTGGACGCGCGGGGCGATGCCCACGCGGTTAAACGATTGGGAGCACCGGGTCGTACATAAGTGCATGCCCGCCACCATCGTTTAACCGCGTGCCCAGCGGGCCGCGCGTTTCCTGCACGTGGACGCGCGGGGCGATGCCCACGCGGTTAAACGATTGGGCGCACCGGGTCGTACATGTGTGCATGCCCGCCACCATCGTTTAGCCGCGTGCCCAGCGGGCCGCGCGTTTCCTGCACGTGGACGCGCGGGGCGATGCCCACGCGGTGAAACGATGGGGCGATCGGGTCGTACATGTGGTGCATGACCGCCACCTGTCGTTTAACCGCATGCCCAACGGGCCGCGCGTTTCCTGCACGTGGACGCGCGGGGCGATGCCCACGCGGTGAAACGATGGGGCGCACCGGGTCGTACGTGTGGTGCATGACCGCACCGATCGTTTAACCGCATGCCCAGCGGGCCGCGCGTTTCCTGCACGTGGACGCACGGGGCGATGCCCACGCGGTGAAACGATTGGGCGATCGGGTCGCACACGTGGTGCATGACCGCACCTGTCGGGTCGTACACGTGGTGCATGACCGCACCTGTCGGGTCGTACGGGTGGTGCATGACCGCACCTGTCGGGGCGTACGTGTGGTGCATGACCGCACCTGTCGGGGCGTACGTGCGGTGCATGACCGCAGCGATCGGGTTGTACGTGTGCGTTGAGCGATTGGGCTGCGGGGCGTTGGCCGGTGCGGCTAGACTAGCGTGCTACGAAGATCGTTTCCGCCGGGGCGATGACGACTCGGTAGGTGTTGCGGCCGTCCACGATGGGGACCGACAACTGGACGGGCGGTCCGATGGCTTGGCCGGTGTACCCCAGCGACTGCATTGCAACCTCGTGGTCGCCGGCAGGCAATTCGGCGCGGAAGACTTGAATCTCGCGTGGCAGCAGCCCCCAGCACCGGGTATCCGCTTTCTCGGACCCTGCCCACGCGGATGCGGCGGCAAAGTGAAACAGTGTTCCGGCGGTCCCATCCAGGCCTAGTGAATCGCCGACTTTGGCCACCGTGGCTTCCTTGGTGGTGCGGCGCACGACCGCGCGAGCGATCGTCCAAGGCATCTCGGCTTCGACTTGCCGGATGGCCAAATCCCCCACATCGGTCAGCGTCTGAGTGGCTCCCAGCAATTGGCCGCCGGTGCGAATTCCGATGGCGGCAATCGGTGACGGTGGGATGTGGACTTCGGGAACTTTGACCGATGCGATGTTCGGCAGTACCGGTCCGTTGACCCGTTTGCCATCGGGACCATCGGTCTCGTTGGTCTCGGCATTCAACACCGCCGACGCGATCGACAGCGCTGTCGATGTGGTTTGGGCAACGGTTTCTCGCAGCACCGGCCCGCGTCCGACACAGGCGATCACGTACAGAACACCGTGGCCGGCACTGCTGTGCGCACCACCGCTGGCTCTTGCAATATCCTCGGCGGCCGGTGCGAAGTGAGGGGCCGCGGCGCTGACCAATCGATAGGCGTTCTCGGCGTCGTCGAAATCGTGGTGAGTGGCTTCGCGCAGGACGCCACGCAGGTACGGTGCCAGCGCGATCGGCTGATACAGTTGGTCGGCCGACGGGATCCCTCGATCGGCAGCCGCCTGTTGCAGCTCGCTCTGTTTCTTGGCTGCTTGCAACGAATAGCTTTCGGCATCAATGGCGTCTCCCGCCAAAGAACACACCGACAACATCGCACGGACCATGACCTCTTCGTAGCCGGCCGGTCGATACATTCGCGCCCGGTCATCGGTCACGACCGAAGCCGCTTCGCCAACGATCGACAACTTCGGCAATTGATCGAACTTGTCACGCATTTTGCGCAACCTAGCTTCGGCCGAATCGATGTCACCGGACGTCAATTCGACGATCGCCAGATCCAAGGCCGCCGTATCGGAAGACCGGCTACGTTTTTCGGCAAACGCTGTCAGCGTCTGATCCGCCGTTTGCAGATCGCCAGCGGTGTACGCCGCGCGTGCATGTTCGATCGTTTTGACCGAACGTGCGCACCCGGTCGGCAACCCGACGATGGCGATAACGATCAGCACCAGCCACCGCCGTGGGCGTAACTGGCAGCGGCAATCTCTAGCCATCGGCTTGATCAAACGGACCCCAATTCCACCATTTGCCCGCACGCGTCTTGCTGTAACCTTTGCGGATCTTGGCCGACTCTTTCAGAAAATCGCCACTGTGCAGGTTCACCATTTCCAGCGTCAACGTATAGTCGCGCTGGCTGCTCTTGTTGCGATCCGTCGTCCCACTGGTGATGGTTGCGTACAACAGATAATCGACCGGGGTGCCCTGCCGTCCCAAAGTTGCGGCGAACAGGTCACGGTTATTGGGCAGGAACAGTGCGTCTGGACGAAGCCGAGTTTCGACCAGGGCCGCGTCGATCATCCGGCGACTGATGCCGCGAAAGGTTTCCGCCGAATTGATCTGGCTGTCGATCTGTTCATAGATCTGGTCCTTGAAGTCACCCAGTTCTTCGGCACTCTTGTTTTCGATCCCGACGAAACAGACCGTCGCTGGTCCGGTCGCGAGCGCCGAACCGATGGTGCTGCCATCGACGGGCATCCCATCGACCGACTGGAATCCGACCGTCTGGATCGCGGGCGGGCAGCGGCCCAACAGTTTGGCAACCGATTCTTCCACCAATGGGTTCCAGGTCGCGGCGCCGGCGGCGTGGCTGCCCACCATGTCTTGATCATTGCTGGCCAACAGGTGGCCGTATTGTCGACCCGCACATCCGGGGGCCCCGATCGCGGCGATCGAGACCGATGTGGTGACCAGGGCGGTGGTAATCCAGCTGCGATTTCGCGTCATCGATCTATTTTTCCCAAAAATTTCGGGGGGACTTAGCTGACAGGGGCCCGACAGGGCCACGGACCGAGCAATCGGGGGCTTGAAACGATCCACTAAAGCTCGCAAAAGCTCGCCCCAGCGGTGGATATCAAAAATTCGTAGCAAGAATTGCGGTTACTCGGCTTGTCGGCTGCTGGCGAGGTATCAAAATGTGCGATCCGTGGCCCAGACCAGAATTCGTTTCGGTTTCGTATCCGAGCTCGCTTTACCGCGAAATCGGATCACCATCGGTCTCGGCCGCGTTGCCAAATGCGGAACCCAATCCCACACAATCGATACCTCCGTTACGGACTGATCGGCCTTTTCAGCGGGTAGTCGTTGAAAATATCGGAACGATCGAGACAATCAACCGAGAACACCGAACCCACCCGTATCGCCCAAAGCACGCAAAGCCCTTCGCTGGTAACCTGGCCATGGCGTTATCGCCAATGTCCATCCCATCGATCGCCGGTTGCTTTTCGTCTGCCGCACCCCTTCGACACTTTCCTGTAAGACCTCGCTCATGACTGTTGCTGCCCTTCCGAACGTTGCCGAATCGGACATTGTCCCGAACGCAGCGCTGGGGTTCGAGACGACTTTGCCATCCACCATTTCTGGACCAGCTGTCGTTTCGCCGCTGACGGGAGCCCCCGTAGTCCTGACGCCGGTTGCGATACTCGGCGACGACGATAGCGACGATGACGTGGACAGCGACGACGATAGCGATTCAGATTCCGACTCGGATCCCAATACGGATCCGGGCGAAGAGGTGGACGACAAGGACGATCTGTCCGAAGACGATGACCTCGACGAATTCGACGACATCGACGAAGACGATTTCGACGACAACTTTGACGACGATTTCGAAGAAGAACTCGAAGACGATTACGAAATCGAAATCGAAGACGAAATCAGCGCCGAATTCGGGCTCAACAGCACCGACACCGAGGAAGACGAAGAACTCGACGATGATATCGACGACGACCTCGACGAATTCGAAGACTTCGAAAACGTCGACTGAGGGCGGGCAGTCGATAGAGAGAGTCGTTCGCCGAAGGTTCGTTTCAGAACCTGCACCTGTACTAAAACTCGTACTCTTTCCGCGGTGCGACGATCAAGCGTGGCCGCGTGAGTTGGGTTTTACCCGGTGATGTCGATCGGCAACGCTGAAGTTCGAAAGAAAGTTCGAGCTCGGAAGAAAGTTCGAGTTCGAAGGAAAGTTCGAGTTCGAGTTTGAGTTCAAGTTTAAGTTTTCGAAGGAACTACCGTTCCCGTAACTCCGACTCGCCTCTCACTTCGCGGCGCAGATGCCGCCCGCACCCGATGGCCGCCATCGCCGACTTGCTAGA
Protein-coding regions in this window:
- a CDS encoding penicillin-binding protein activator LpoB; its protein translation is MTRNRSWITTALVTTSVSIAAIGAPGCAGRQYGHLLASNDQDMVGSHAAGAATWNPLVEESVAKLLGRCPPAIQTVGFQSVDGMPVDGSTIGSALATGPATVCFVGIENKSAEELGDFKDQIYEQIDSQINSAETFRGISRRMIDAALVETRLRPDALFLPNNRDLFAATLGRQGTPVDYLLYATITSGTTDRNKSSQRDYTLTLEMVNLHSGDFLKESAKIRKGYSKTRAGKWWNWGPFDQADG